Proteins from a single region of bacterium:
- a CDS encoding ABC transporter permease, whose protein sequence is MPNATVVPAGRTPAARGGRFRRLQFVWKALRRQRVPLAALAVLMALGAGSAFAPTIFPRDPNAMTGDTLGPVSGAHPFGADYLGRDVLTRTAYGIEVSFVAGVAVAAIAMSAGLACGLVAGYYGGWIEHLLMRTADALLILPGFFLALIVAFLFGGRLSTVIILLGLTGWPQIARIARAEVLSLKSTEFVESARAIGASNRRIVFREILPNALPPVLALMALLMSYGILSEASLSFLGVGDPNVISLGGMLSNGLQYATTAWWVPTFPGAAIFVLVLLLNIVGDGLSVALSPHARQTGVAIPSDGSRSVHNRLQSSTE, encoded by the coding sequence ATGCCTAACGCGACGGTGGTGCCCGCTGGGCGGACGCCGGCTGCGCGCGGCGGGCGGTTCCGCCGCCTGCAATTCGTGTGGAAAGCGCTGCGGCGGCAGCGAGTGCCGCTCGCGGCGCTGGCCGTCTTGATGGCCCTCGGAGCTGGCAGTGCGTTCGCGCCGACGATCTTCCCGCGCGATCCGAACGCCATGACCGGCGACACGCTGGGCCCGGTCTCGGGGGCACATCCGTTCGGGGCCGACTACCTTGGACGCGATGTGCTGACGCGCACGGCGTACGGGATCGAAGTATCGTTTGTCGCCGGGGTGGCGGTTGCGGCGATCGCGATGTCGGCCGGCCTGGCATGCGGCCTGGTGGCCGGCTACTACGGCGGCTGGATCGAGCACCTGCTGATGCGCACGGCGGACGCGCTGCTGATTCTCCCCGGCTTCTTTCTCGCGCTAATTGTCGCGTTTCTATTCGGCGGACGTCTCTCTACCGTGATCATCCTGCTTGGCCTCACCGGCTGGCCGCAGATCGCCCGGATCGCACGCGCCGAGGTGCTCTCGCTGAAATCCACGGAATTCGTGGAAAGTGCCCGGGCGATCGGGGCCTCGAACCGCCGAATCGTTTTCCGCGAAATTCTGCCGAACGCGCTCCCTCCGGTGCTCGCGCTTATGGCGCTCTTGATGTCCTACGGTATCCTGAGCGAGGCGTCGCTGAGCTTCCTTGGGGTCGGCGATCCGAACGTGATCAGTCTTGGCGGCATGCTGAGTAACGGACTCCAGTATGCCACGACGGCGTGGTGGGTCCCAACGTTCCCCGGCGCCGCGATTTTCGTCTTGGTGCTCCTCCTGAACATCGTCGGCGACGGCCTGAGCGTGGCATTGAGCCCGCACGCCCGACAAACCGGGGTCGCGATACCGTCTGACGGAAGCCGGTCAGTGCATAATCGGCTGCAGTCGTCTACAGAATGA
- a CDS encoding DUF2182 domain-containing protein, with protein MAVVMPRMNSWSTPDLLAAGAMWSIMMIAMMLPSATPMLLFFSAVRRARPTTGRVGVQTALFAAGFLSMWVAWAWLAAGLQWALQARLVLSPQLAVMRLPLAAAFLVIAGLYQFTPLKHACLARCQSPLGFLLSRWRDGSWGAARMGIRYGVQCVGCCWALMGLLFVVGVMNLLWVAVLAAFVLIEKTALRGPWPSRVTGGALIAWALYLLNAPAM; from the coding sequence ATGGCAGTGGTCATGCCGAGAATGAACTCCTGGAGTACCCCCGATCTTCTTGCCGCCGGAGCGATGTGGAGCATCATGATGATTGCCATGATGCTGCCGTCGGCGACGCCGATGCTGCTCTTTTTCTCAGCCGTACGTCGCGCGCGGCCGACCACCGGCAGGGTAGGAGTCCAAACGGCCCTGTTCGCGGCGGGATTTCTCTCGATGTGGGTTGCGTGGGCATGGCTCGCCGCCGGACTCCAATGGGCGCTGCAGGCACGCCTTGTCCTGTCCCCGCAGTTGGCGGTAATGCGACTTCCTCTCGCAGCGGCATTCCTCGTTATCGCGGGTCTCTATCAATTCACACCGCTCAAGCACGCATGCCTCGCTCGATGCCAGTCTCCACTGGGCTTCCTCCTTTCGCGGTGGCGCGACGGCAGTTGGGGGGCGGCAAGAATGGGCATCCGTTATGGAGTCCAATGTGTCGGGTGTTGTTGGGCTCTCATGGGTTTACTTTTTGTGGTCGGGGTAATGAATCTGCTGTGGGTGGCCGTGCTTGCGGCCTTTGTCCTCATTGAAAAAACGGCGCTCCGCGGCCCCTGGCCCAGTCGCGTCACCGGCGGGGCACTGATTGCGTGGGCGCTGTATCTGCTAAACGCGCCGGCGATGTAA
- a CDS encoding SDR family NAD(P)-dependent oxidoreductase: MGGELSGQVIIVTGAGRGIGRAVVKELADAGARLVLVARSEPELRGLAEETGKERAAVVAGDVADEATAAAAVARAEEWGGLDGVINNAGIGWSGRVHEMPLDAWRRLMDVNLAGVFLFTKAALAVMLRRGRGHIINVASGAGRLGMAGGAAYSASKFGVIGFTEAVGLEVRNSGVKVSVVEPGSVQTSFSTGMAARSWALQPEDVARVVRSLLASGPNVWIREAFVTPLRVPKG; the protein is encoded by the coding sequence GTGGGCGGCGAGCTGTCGGGGCAGGTTATCATCGTGACCGGCGCGGGCCGGGGAATCGGGCGGGCGGTCGTCAAGGAACTCGCCGATGCGGGCGCGCGGCTCGTCCTGGTCGCCCGAAGCGAGCCGGAGCTGCGCGGTCTTGCCGAGGAAACGGGTAAAGAGCGCGCCGCGGTGGTCGCCGGTGATGTCGCCGACGAGGCGACCGCGGCTGCCGCCGTCGCCCGCGCCGAAGAGTGGGGCGGCCTCGACGGGGTGATCAACAACGCAGGCATCGGGTGGTCCGGCCGGGTGCACGAGATGCCGCTCGACGCGTGGCGTCGCCTGATGGACGTGAACCTCGCCGGCGTCTTCCTGTTCACAAAGGCCGCTCTGGCCGTCATGCTGCGACGGGGACGCGGTCACATCATCAATGTCGCCTCGGGCGCCGGACGTCTCGGGATGGCCGGCGGCGCCGCCTACTCCGCGTCCAAGTTTGGCGTGATCGGGTTCACCGAAGCGGTCGGTCTCGAGGTGCGAAACAGCGGCGTGAAGGTCAGCGTCGTCGAGCCCGGGTCGGTCCAGACCTCGTTTTCCACCGGCATGGCGGCACGAAGCTGGGCGCTCCAGCCCGAGGACGTCGCGCGCGTCGTCCGGTCGCTCCTCGCGAGCGGCCCCAACGTCTGGATCCGCGAAGCGTTTGTGACACCGCTGCGCGTGCCGAAGGGGTGA
- a CDS encoding ABC transporter permease, producing MSRARMLSYQLGVLFAVLVAWQVTAQRHWVDPFFFSQPTAIGRRIADWFASGFIYRHLWTTALETVLAFLVGAALGVAFGFLFARSPALSAVFDPYLKVGNALPRVVLAPIFTLWFGLGVLSKVAFGVTLVFFIVFFNTYQGIREVDANQLNNARMLGATERDLVRHVLLPSALVWILSSLHTSVGLALVGAVVGEYLGAGRGLGYVIAQSEGTFDTTGVFAGMTVLAVFTLVIDQIVTGIERRLLAWKPEAPGRA from the coding sequence GTGAGCCGCGCCCGCATGTTGTCCTACCAGCTCGGCGTTCTCTTCGCGGTCCTCGTCGCGTGGCAGGTGACGGCGCAGCGGCACTGGGTCGATCCGTTCTTCTTCAGCCAGCCGACGGCCATCGGCCGGCGGATCGCGGACTGGTTCGCGAGCGGATTCATCTACCGGCACCTCTGGACCACGGCGCTGGAGACGGTACTCGCGTTTCTCGTGGGCGCCGCGCTCGGCGTCGCCTTCGGGTTCTTGTTTGCGCGCAGCCCCGCACTATCGGCGGTGTTCGATCCGTATCTCAAAGTCGGGAACGCTCTTCCCCGCGTCGTCCTCGCGCCGATCTTCACGCTGTGGTTCGGTCTCGGCGTGTTGTCGAAGGTCGCGTTCGGCGTGACGCTTGTGTTCTTCATCGTGTTCTTCAACACGTATCAGGGCATCCGCGAGGTCGACGCCAACCAGTTGAACAACGCCCGCATGCTCGGGGCCACCGAGCGGGACCTCGTCCGGCACGTGCTGCTGCCGTCCGCGCTCGTGTGGATCCTCAGCAGTCTGCACACCAGCGTCGGCCTTGCGCTCGTGGGCGCGGTCGTCGGCGAGTACCTCGGCGCCGGACGCGGCCTCGGCTACGTCATCGCCCAGTCCGAGGGCACGTTCGACACGACGGGCGTCTTTGCCGGGATGACCGTGCTCGCCGTCTTCACGCTGGTCATCGACCAGATCGTGACGGGCATCGAGCGGCGATTGCTCGCCTGGAAGCCGGAAGCGCCGGGCCGCGCGTAG
- a CDS encoding 2-hydroxymuconate tautomerase, with translation MPVVRIEMYEGRSMEQKRELVRGVTDVVARVTGNPADAVHVIIEEIKRENWSIGGLLHPDRQKR, from the coding sequence ATGCCGGTCGTAAGGATCGAGATGTACGAGGGGCGCTCGATGGAGCAAAAGCGGGAGTTGGTCCGCGGCGTGACCGACGTCGTGGCGCGCGTGACGGGTAACCCCGCCGACGCGGTTCACGTCATCATCGAGGAGATCAAGCGCGAGAATTGGAGTATCGGCGGACTGCTGCATCCCGACCGCCAGAAGCGGTAG
- a CDS encoding DUF1326 domain-containing protein — translation MAWNLKGTYFENCNCNVVCPCSASGLTMPADNERCRVVLTFHVDSGKVDGVDVGNLTVAVLADTPREMLSGTWRVGVFMDAAASAQQAEKLGAVFSGQLGGPMAALAPLIGEMLGVETVPIRYRDEGRRHRVTIGNSIDIEIEDFVPPQSPTGEVSKLTGLFHPANSTLTIAKATKARVKAFGLDFSNDGKNGHSAPFSWAA, via the coding sequence ATGGCGTGGAACCTGAAGGGCACCTACTTTGAGAACTGCAACTGCAACGTGGTCTGCCCGTGCAGCGCGTCCGGTCTCACGATGCCCGCCGACAACGAGCGATGCAGGGTAGTGCTCACCTTTCATGTCGATTCCGGTAAAGTCGACGGCGTCGACGTCGGCAACCTTACGGTCGCTGTGCTCGCAGATACCCCTCGCGAGATGTTGAGCGGGACGTGGCGTGTGGGTGTGTTCATGGACGCGGCAGCGTCGGCACAGCAGGCCGAAAAACTCGGTGCCGTCTTCTCCGGACAATTGGGCGGCCCGATGGCTGCACTCGCCCCGTTGATCGGTGAGATGCTGGGCGTGGAGACGGTCCCTATTCGGTACCGCGACGAGGGCCGTCGGCATCGCGTCACGATTGGCAACTCCATAGACATCGAAATCGAGGATTTTGTTCCGCCGCAGAGCCCGACGGGGGAGGTCTCGAAACTCACCGGACTGTTCCACCCCGCCAACTCCACGTTGACGATAGCCAAGGCCACGAAGGCGCGGGTCAAAGCCTTCGGCTTGGACTTCTCCAACGACGGCAAGAACGGTCATTCTGCTCCGTTTTCATGGGCGGCCTGA
- a CDS encoding cupin domain-containing protein, with protein sequence MAKVAKLKAADIPPMDLTKGMHTRYLVCRETVGSEALRMGVCHHEPDMADLKWEGKSEESFYVAKGSIRLLWEGDGGAHGDVVVREGESIYLPKGFRYILRATGEPAVNVFGIGGTSTSLEPIVGPERAKQIKDAADRAVRM encoded by the coding sequence ATGGCGAAAGTCGCGAAGTTGAAGGCCGCGGATATTCCGCCGATGGATCTGACGAAAGGGATGCACACGCGGTACTTGGTCTGCCGCGAAACAGTGGGGAGTGAGGCGCTGCGGATGGGCGTCTGCCACCACGAGCCTGACATGGCGGACCTGAAGTGGGAGGGCAAGAGCGAGGAATCGTTCTACGTGGCGAAGGGCAGTATCCGTTTGCTCTGGGAGGGCGATGGCGGTGCGCACGGCGACGTCGTCGTGCGCGAGGGCGAGTCAATCTATCTGCCCAAGGGGTTCCGGTATATCCTGCGGGCCACCGGCGAGCCGGCGGTCAACGTCTTCGGCATCGGCGGTACGTCGACCAGCCTCGAGCCGATTGTCGGCCCCGAGCGAGCGAAGCAGATCAAAGACGCGGCGGATCGGGCGGTGCGGATGTGA
- a CDS encoding ABC transporter permease, whose amino-acid sequence MTYRYVAGRLFQSLMLIGLVVSTAFVLIHVAPGDPVTFLYGGQSVSADVLAQVRHAWGLDRPLWEQYAAYMANIVRGNLGYSQINFQSVASILGAALPNTLLLMMPSVLLAAVFGIALGMAAARRSGTGADYAIGAVSLISYATPPFWLSVLFIIVFASRLHWFPTQGMATLGGAGGGFARAADIAWHMVLPLSVLAWWYSASFARLTRASIVEESRKYYLMTARMKGLSEFKVFYRHALRNAMRPVITVLGVQLGTMFAGAVMTEIVFAWPGTGRVIYTAILQHDYPVVLGFFLVVGSAVILANLAVDLAYVLIDPRIRYA is encoded by the coding sequence ATGACGTACCGATACGTCGCGGGGCGGCTGTTCCAAAGCCTGATGTTGATCGGGCTCGTCGTCAGCACGGCGTTCGTCCTAATCCACGTGGCGCCGGGCGATCCCGTGACGTTTCTCTACGGCGGCCAGTCCGTCAGCGCCGACGTGTTGGCCCAGGTCCGGCACGCCTGGGGACTGGACCGGCCGCTGTGGGAGCAGTACGCCGCGTATATGGCCAACATCGTCCGCGGCAATCTTGGGTACTCGCAGATCAATTTTCAATCTGTCGCGTCGATCCTCGGCGCTGCGCTGCCCAACACGCTGCTCCTGATGATGCCGAGCGTGCTTCTCGCCGCCGTGTTCGGCATCGCGCTCGGAATGGCGGCGGCCCGCCGATCGGGCACGGGCGCCGACTACGCGATCGGGGCCGTGTCGCTGATCAGCTACGCCACCCCGCCGTTTTGGCTGAGCGTCCTCTTCATCATCGTGTTCGCAAGCCGGCTTCATTGGTTTCCGACGCAAGGCATGGCCACGCTGGGCGGGGCGGGCGGCGGCTTTGCCCGGGCGGCCGATATCGCCTGGCACATGGTGCTGCCGCTGAGCGTCCTCGCGTGGTGGTACTCCGCGTCCTTTGCGCGCCTCACCCGGGCGTCCATCGTCGAGGAATCTCGAAAGTACTATCTCATGACCGCGCGCATGAAAGGGCTTTCGGAATTCAAAGTGTTCTACCGGCACGCGCTGCGGAACGCGATGCGGCCTGTCATTACCGTCCTCGGGGTGCAGCTCGGTACGATGTTCGCGGGAGCGGTTATGACCGAGATCGTCTTCGCGTGGCCCGGCACCGGCCGTGTTATCTACACTGCGATTCTCCAGCACGACTACCCGGTTGTTTTGGGATTCTTCCTCGTCGTCGGATCCGCGGTAATCCTCGCCAACCTCGCGGTGGACCTGGCCTATGTGCTCATCGATCCCCGGATTCGTTATGCCTAA
- a CDS encoding ABC transporter ATP-binding protein encodes MNAIEFTGVSRRFAVPRGGAYLAVDAVSLSVAPGEFVAIVGPTGGGKSTLLNLAAGLIRPTAGTVLSFGQPLEGLNRRAAYLFQQDVLLPWKTALDNVELGPLLRRRPKAAAESLAREWLARVGLRGFEHRYPHQLSGGMRKRVALAQSLIVGPEILLMDEPFSALDVQTRALMENDLLRIWQDDRKTVLFVTHDLEEAIALADRVLVLSAGPGARIIGSHAVALPRPRDVTEVRLEPAFQDVYRAVWSQLRGEVLRAYRAGGDAAP; translated from the coding sequence GTGAACGCGATCGAGTTCACCGGCGTGAGCCGGCGCTTCGCGGTTCCTCGAGGCGGCGCCTACCTCGCCGTCGACGCCGTCTCGCTGTCGGTCGCGCCCGGAGAGTTCGTCGCGATCGTCGGCCCGACGGGCGGCGGTAAATCCACCCTGCTCAACCTCGCCGCGGGCCTCATCCGCCCCACCGCGGGCACGGTCCTCTCGTTCGGACAGCCGCTCGAGGGCCTCAATCGCCGGGCCGCCTACCTGTTCCAGCAGGACGTGCTGCTGCCGTGGAAGACCGCGCTCGACAACGTCGAACTCGGCCCGCTGCTGCGGAGGCGGCCGAAGGCGGCGGCCGAGTCGCTCGCCCGTGAGTGGCTCGCGCGCGTGGGGCTCCGGGGGTTCGAACACCGCTACCCCCACCAGCTTTCCGGCGGCATGCGGAAGCGCGTCGCCCTCGCGCAGAGCCTGATCGTGGGGCCGGAGATTCTCCTGATGGACGAGCCGTTCTCGGCGCTCGACGTGCAGACACGCGCGCTCATGGAGAACGACCTGCTGCGGATCTGGCAGGACGATCGCAAGACGGTGCTGTTCGTGACGCACGACCTCGAGGAGGCGATCGCGCTCGCCGATCGCGTGCTGGTGCTGTCGGCGGGACCGGGCGCGCGGATCATCGGCTCGCACGCGGTGGCGCTGCCGCGCCCGCGGGACGTGACGGAGGTGCGGCTCGAACCCGCCTTCCAGGACGTCTACCGCGCCGTGTGGTCGCAGCTGCGGGGCGAGGTCCTGCGCGCCTACCGGGCCGGCGGAGACGCGGCGCCGTGA
- a CDS encoding LLM class flavin-dependent oxidoreductase, protein MKLGVLLNAEYPANELVQLGRLTEDLGYDQLWYTDIRMFRECYIGLAAIAASTRRINLGPGVTDPYSRHPAVTASTIATLDEMSEHRALLGLGVGSTGFRELGIRAELPVAALREAVGLIRRMLRGEEVTFQGKVISLTGGKLQFVPPRTEVPIYFATQGQRITELAGEVADGVMIANTALPSAVDFYLDCVKRGAGKSGRAPSEIDVALRFEMCISDDPAEAEAVMRRRVAMRVAAGYGHWDYLERLGITLPQAFVDIAATRNLRVAADASHLLPPEAVRRMVLAGDPDGVAAQLSEAIRPGVTRLIVRPHSVAGGSVGDVLQRFANDVAPRVGAAAH, encoded by the coding sequence ATGAAGCTGGGGGTTCTACTGAACGCCGAGTATCCGGCGAACGAGCTGGTGCAGCTGGGACGGCTCACCGAGGATCTCGGCTACGATCAGCTCTGGTACACGGACATCCGGATGTTCCGCGAGTGCTACATTGGCCTCGCCGCGATTGCGGCAAGCACCCGGCGGATCAACCTCGGTCCCGGGGTGACCGACCCGTACTCGAGACACCCCGCTGTGACGGCCTCCACGATCGCCACGCTGGACGAGATGAGCGAGCACCGGGCGTTGCTGGGGCTCGGGGTCGGCTCGACCGGATTTCGGGAACTCGGCATTCGCGCGGAGTTGCCGGTGGCCGCGCTTCGTGAAGCCGTCGGCCTGATCCGCCGGATGCTTCGCGGCGAGGAGGTCACCTTTCAGGGCAAGGTGATCTCTCTTACCGGCGGCAAGCTCCAGTTCGTCCCGCCCCGGACTGAGGTCCCGATCTATTTTGCGACGCAGGGTCAGCGCATCACCGAACTCGCCGGTGAAGTGGCGGACGGCGTAATGATCGCGAACACCGCGCTTCCGTCTGCCGTCGATTTCTATCTCGACTGCGTGAAACGCGGAGCCGGGAAGAGCGGCCGCGCACCGTCAGAAATCGACGTCGCGCTTCGGTTCGAGATGTGCATCAGCGACGATCCCGCCGAGGCGGAGGCGGTCATGCGCCGGCGGGTCGCCATGCGGGTGGCGGCTGGGTACGGGCATTGGGATTACCTCGAGCGCCTCGGTATTACGCTGCCCCAAGCGTTTGTCGATATCGCCGCGACGAGGAACCTGCGGGTCGCGGCCGACGCGAGCCATCTGTTGCCGCCGGAGGCCGTGCGGCGGATGGTGCTGGCGGGCGATCCGGACGGCGTCGCGGCGCAACTGTCGGAGGCGATCCGGCCCGGCGTGACCCGGCTGATCGTACGGCCGCACAGCGTCGCGGGCGGCTCCGTCGGCGATGTGTTGCAGCGGTTTGCGAACGACGTCGCGCCACGCGTTGGCGCGGCGGCCCATTGA
- a CDS encoding ABC transporter substrate-binding protein: MSAERTRLTRRRLLGSTAAAAVAGVTSAPFPWFVEHGPAYGAAPTVLRILQSEPVFGFNPVLESTNWPETNRMVYNGLTDLSPSGQFVPGVASAWTVSERGDTFTFKLISGIKFSDGTELTSEDVKFTYEMLVDQKLGSTLGSFVSNLKGVDTPDKYTAVLRFDGPNVLMMPLVSPMGILPAHLWAGGDPRSNKYLRAPVGSGPFIVTEWQHGDHISFVRNPNYFRKPKPAIDQVFFKVAPDASTGLLSFLNHDLDVVLSQGIPGGPPYDQIRKILDAKLPSVVATEFEQNWVQNLFVNTSKPPFNNVKVRQALAHAIDKAFIIKSLLFGFGKPEETLVPDTPATKWAHASNIKPYDHSVERANALLDEAGFPRRGGTRFPVTILATEGFRVKLSEALREMLRAVGIAADVKAYTYGEYIGRIRQQDTAACIWTLFISKQMDPAAICEYVNGKNAKPGGTNFSAWDNPQVTEWIPQARATTDRAKRAPLYVKVQEIVHQEVPIVPLYTANGIDLWYSRIAGLHSVDSLTGTMESVENARISG; encoded by the coding sequence GTGAGCGCCGAGCGGACCCGCCTGACGCGACGACGGTTGCTGGGCTCCACGGCCGCGGCGGCCGTCGCGGGTGTCACGTCGGCGCCGTTTCCCTGGTTCGTCGAGCACGGGCCGGCGTACGGGGCTGCGCCTACGGTTCTGCGCATCCTCCAGAGCGAGCCGGTCTTCGGATTCAACCCCGTGCTCGAGTCGACGAACTGGCCGGAGACCAACCGCATGGTCTACAACGGACTGACCGACCTAAGCCCGTCGGGTCAGTTTGTTCCGGGTGTAGCGAGCGCCTGGACGGTGAGTGAGCGGGGCGACACGTTCACGTTCAAGCTGATCTCCGGGATCAAATTCAGCGACGGTACGGAGCTCACGTCCGAAGACGTCAAATTCACGTATGAGATGCTCGTCGACCAGAAGCTCGGGTCCACGCTCGGGAGTTTTGTTTCGAACCTCAAGGGCGTCGACACGCCGGACAAGTACACGGCGGTGCTGCGCTTCGACGGACCGAATGTGCTGATGATGCCGCTCGTCTCGCCGATGGGCATCTTGCCTGCCCACCTCTGGGCGGGCGGCGATCCGCGTTCCAACAAGTATCTGCGCGCTCCGGTTGGATCGGGCCCCTTCATTGTGACGGAGTGGCAGCACGGCGACCACATTAGCTTCGTGCGCAACCCCAACTACTTCCGCAAGCCGAAGCCGGCCATCGACCAGGTGTTCTTCAAGGTCGCCCCCGACGCGTCGACCGGATTGCTGTCGTTCCTCAACCACGATCTTGACGTCGTCTTGTCCCAGGGCATCCCGGGCGGGCCCCCGTACGACCAGATCCGGAAGATCCTGGACGCTAAGCTGCCGAGCGTCGTCGCGACGGAGTTCGAACAGAATTGGGTGCAGAATCTGTTCGTCAATACGTCGAAGCCGCCGTTCAACAACGTGAAGGTCCGGCAGGCGCTGGCGCACGCGATCGACAAGGCGTTCATCATCAAATCTCTGCTGTTCGGCTTCGGCAAGCCCGAAGAGACGCTGGTTCCGGACACGCCGGCGACCAAGTGGGCGCACGCTTCCAACATCAAGCCGTACGACCACAGTGTGGAGAGGGCTAACGCGCTGCTCGACGAGGCGGGGTTCCCGCGCCGGGGTGGTACCCGGTTTCCCGTAACCATCCTGGCGACGGAGGGGTTCCGGGTCAAGCTATCCGAGGCGCTCCGGGAAATGCTGCGCGCCGTCGGGATTGCCGCCGACGTCAAGGCCTACACGTACGGAGAGTACATCGGCCGGATCCGGCAGCAGGACACCGCCGCCTGCATTTGGACGCTGTTCATTTCTAAGCAGATGGACCCTGCGGCGATCTGCGAGTACGTGAACGGCAAGAACGCCAAACCCGGCGGCACCAACTTTTCCGCCTGGGACAACCCGCAAGTGACCGAGTGGATCCCGCAGGCGCGGGCGACCACGGACCGCGCCAAGCGGGCGCCGCTTTACGTCAAGGTTCAGGAGATTGTGCACCAGGAGGTGCCGATTGTTCCGCTCTACACGGCGAACGGCATCGACCTCTGGTACAGCCGAATCGCGGGGCTGCACAGCGTCGATTCCTTGACCGGAACGATGGAGTCTGTCGAAAACGCACGCATCAGTGGCTGA
- a CDS encoding isochorismatase family cysteine hydrolase gives MLTFQGREIPESLAEIVDPRRTVVIVHDMQKDNTAAGWAYDKAGRRIDVTKILPPLVRFLEDARRHAVRVMYTQYTNQPNFTSYTDVRIRSDFKRLSDPEQRKALEGLVEDTPGWATIDELKPQSGEIIIRKFRVDAFIGTPLELFLRLNNVRTLIHTGIATEVGILPTAWHALNVGFFPVVPDDCVGPMEPQYHEDAMRFLRRLAIPARSSEIVEAWGGAPRR, from the coding sequence GTGCTGACGTTCCAAGGACGCGAGATTCCGGAGTCGCTTGCGGAGATCGTCGACCCGCGGCGCACCGTCGTCATCGTGCACGACATGCAAAAGGACAACACCGCGGCGGGCTGGGCGTACGACAAGGCCGGGCGGCGTATCGACGTGACCAAGATCCTGCCGCCGCTCGTGCGCTTCCTCGAGGACGCGCGGCGGCACGCCGTGAGGGTAATGTACACGCAGTACACCAATCAACCCAACTTCACCAGCTACACCGATGTCCGGATCCGCTCGGATTTCAAGCGGCTGTCGGATCCGGAGCAGCGAAAGGCACTCGAGGGGCTGGTCGAAGACACGCCCGGCTGGGCCACCATCGACGAGTTGAAGCCGCAGTCCGGGGAGATCATTATCCGAAAGTTCCGCGTCGACGCATTCATCGGAACGCCGCTCGAGCTGTTCCTGCGCCTCAACAACGTTCGGACCCTGATTCACACCGGCATCGCTACGGAGGTGGGGATCCTCCCGACCGCGTGGCACGCGCTCAACGTCGGCTTCTTCCCGGTCGTGCCGGACGACTGCGTCGGGCCGATGGAACCGCAGTATCACGAGGACGCGATGCGGTTCCTGCGGCGGCTCGCCATACCGGCCCGGTCGTCGGAGATTGTCGAAGCGTGGGGCGGCGCGCCTCGCCGATGA
- a CDS encoding ABC transporter substrate-binding protein yields MRKALVAAILLGLAVALTAAPGGAQVEKSKITVAVGGQPLYIYLPLTLANQLGYFRDAGLNVDIVDLAGGAKALEALLGGSADVVCGFIDHTIEMQAQGKAIRMFALYDRYPGLVLAVTKTGSSRGVKSIADLRGAKIGVTAPGSSTHFFAQYLLSKNGIPVDQESYIGIGTAATAVAAARRGAVDAFVNVDPTITILTKSGDATILADTRTTVGTLRVFGGPYPAGGLYATPEFIDRNPHTVQALATGSVRALHWIKTHSAAEIAERMPPQFYQSDKQLYVTSLAANLEMFSLDGRVSLEGAQTIAKVLSQFDRTVVANASRINPSQTFTNQFVDQAHKTLGF; encoded by the coding sequence ATGCGCAAGGCGCTCGTCGCCGCGATCCTCCTCGGGCTGGCGGTCGCGCTCACGGCCGCGCCGGGGGGCGCGCAGGTCGAGAAATCCAAGATCACGGTCGCGGTCGGCGGGCAGCCACTGTACATCTATCTGCCGCTCACCCTGGCCAACCAGCTCGGGTACTTCAGGGACGCCGGGCTGAACGTCGACATCGTCGACCTCGCCGGCGGCGCGAAGGCGCTGGAAGCGCTGCTCGGCGGCAGCGCCGACGTGGTCTGCGGCTTCATCGACCACACGATCGAAATGCAGGCGCAAGGCAAGGCGATTCGGATGTTCGCGCTCTACGACCGCTATCCCGGACTGGTGCTGGCCGTGACGAAGACGGGATCGTCGCGCGGCGTCAAGTCGATCGCCGACCTGCGCGGGGCGAAGATCGGCGTGACGGCGCCGGGCAGCAGCACGCATTTCTTCGCGCAGTACCTGCTGTCCAAGAACGGCATCCCCGTCGACCAGGAATCCTACATCGGCATCGGCACCGCCGCCACCGCGGTCGCCGCGGCGCGCCGGGGCGCGGTGGACGCGTTCGTCAACGTCGACCCGACGATCACCATTTTGACGAAGAGCGGCGACGCGACGATCCTGGCCGACACGCGGACGACCGTCGGCACGCTGCGGGTTTTCGGCGGCCCCTATCCGGCCGGCGGGCTGTACGCGACGCCCGAGTTCATCGACCGTAACCCCCACACGGTCCAGGCGCTCGCCACGGGCTCCGTGCGCGCGCTGCACTGGATCAAGACGCACAGCGCCGCCGAGATCGCGGAGCGCATGCCGCCGCAGTTCTACCAGTCGGACAAGCAGCTCTACGTCACCTCGCTCGCGGCAAATCTCGAGATGTTCTCGCTCGACGGCCGGGTCTCGCTCGAGGGCGCGCAGACGATCGCGAAGGTACTGTCGCAGTTCGACCGCACCGTCGTTGCGAACGCCTCGCGGATCAATCCGTCTCAGACGTTCACGAACCAGTTCGTAGATCAGGCGCACAAAACGCTGGGGTTCTAG